The following proteins are co-located in the Ursus arctos isolate Adak ecotype North America unplaced genomic scaffold, UrsArc2.0 scaffold_13, whole genome shotgun sequence genome:
- the MICAL1 gene encoding F-actin-monooxygenase MICAL1 isoform X4 translates to MASPTATNPAHAHFESFLQAQLCQDVLSSFQGLCEALGLEPGGGLPQYHKIKAQLNYWSAKSLWAKLDKRAGQPVYQQGRACAHTKCLVVGAGPCGLRAAVELALLGARVVLVEKRTKFSRHNVLHLWPFTIHDLRALGAKKFYGRFCTGTLDHISIRQLQLLLLKVALLVGVEIHWGVTFTGLQPPPKKGSGWRAQLQPSRPAQLANYEFDVLISAAGGKFVPEGFTVREMRGKLAIGITVNFVNGRTVEETQVPEISGVARIYNQSFFQSLLKATGIDLENIVYYKDDTHYFVMTAKKQCLLRLGVLRQDWPETDRLLGSANVVPEALQRFVRAAADFATHGKLGKLEFARDAHGRPDISAFDFTSMMRAESSARVQEKHGARLLLGLVGDCLVEPFWPLGTGVARGFLAAFDAAWMVKRWAEGAGPLEVLAERESLYQLLSQTSPENMHRNVAQYGLDPATRYPTLNLRAVTPNQVRDLYDVVAKEPVRRNSDKIDGGKPATGAAGTQEELLRWCQEQTAGYPGVRVTDLSSSWADGRALCALVHRLRPGLLEPSELQGLGALEATAWALKMAEHELGITPVLSAKAVVAGSDPLGLIAYLSHFHSIFKNVPPNPGVLEGPTSQGFPATSSAVLFLGKLQRTLQRTRAQVENGEDTGGKKPRLEVEANSPSVEEPPAPDSGVPPTPPSQNQEAGAGELCALCGEHLYILERLCAEGRFFHRNCFRCHTCEAMLWQGGYGQHPEDGHFYCLQHLPQTGHKEDGTDLGPESQEGTSPVPDPSQPTRRLIRLSSPERQRLSSLNLTPDPELEPPPKPPRSCAALARQALEGSFVGWGVPGQSPQVVVAMEEEEEQSPSSSDEEKEAEETVALDSDTEQALLTLAKNSGTMSKYPTWRRTLMRRAREEEMKRFCKAQAVQRRLNEIETALGELEAEGTKVELALRSHSAMLAQQKSPWLEQWLQLVQKKNSLLAEEAELMLTVKELNLQEQQLQLDQELRGYMNQEGTLKTPADRQAEDQLLKKLVDVVNQRDELIRFQEERRLSELPSKPGAQG, encoded by the exons ATGGCTTCACCCACCGCCACCAACCCAGCGCACGCCCACTTCGAGAGCTTCCTGCAGGCCCAGCTGTGCCAGGATGTGCTGAGCAGCTTCCAGGGGCTATGCGAGGCCCTAGGGCTAGAGCCTGGTGGGGGGCTACCCCAGTACCACAAGATCAAGGCCCAGCTCAACTACTGGAGTGCCAAGTCGCTCTGGGCCAAGCTGGACAAGCGAGCAGGCCAGCCTGTCTACCAGCAGGGCCGGGCCTGCGCCCACACCAAG TGCCTGGTGGTGGGTGCTGGACCTTGCGGGCTGCGGGCTGCTGTGGAGCTGGCCCTGCTGGGGGCCCGTGTGGTGCTGGTGGAGAAGCGCACCAAGTTCTCTCGCCACAACGTGCTGCACCTCTGGCCCTTCACCATCCACGACCTCAGGGCCCTCGGCGCCAAGAAGTTCTATGGGCGCTTCTGCACAGGCACCCTGGACCACATCA gcATCCGGCAGCTTCAGCTGCTTTTGTTGAAAGTGGCATTACTGGTCGGGGTGGAAATTCACTGGGGTGTCACTTTCACcggcctccagccccctcccaaaAAGG GGAGTGGCTGGCGtgcccagctccagcccagccGCCCAGCCCAACTGGCCAACTATGAATTCGATGTTCTCATCTCTGCTGCCGGAGGTAAATTCGTCCCTGAAG GCTTCACAGTGCGAGAAATGCGTGGCAAGCTGGCCATTGGCATCACGGTCAACTTTGTGAATGGCCGCACAGTGGAAGAGACGCAGGTGCCCGAGATCAGCGGCGTGGCCAGGATCTACAACCAGAGCTTCTTCCAGAGTCTGCTCAAAGCCACAG GCATTGATCTGGAGAACATTGTGTACTACAAGGATGACACCCACTACTTTGTGATGACAGCCAAGAAGCAGTGCCTGCTGCGGCTGGGGGTGCTGCGTCAG GACTGGCCGGAGACCGACCGGCTGTTGGGCAGCGCCAACGTGGTGCCCGAGGCTCTGCAGCGCTTTGTCCGGGCAGCTGCCGACTTCGCCACCCATGGCAAGCTGGGGAAGCTGGAGTTTGCCCGGGACGCCCATGGGCGGCCTGACATCTCTGCCTTTGACTTCACAAGCATGATGCGGGCCGAGAGCTCTGCTCGAGTGCAGGAGAAGCATGGCGCCCGcctgctgctggggctggtgggggacTGCCTGGTGGAG CCCTTTTGGCCCCTGGGCACTGGCGTGGCTCGGGGCTTCCTGGCAGCCTTTGATGCCGCCTGGATGGTGAAGCGGTGGGCTGAGGGTGCTGGGCCCCTAGAAGTGTTGGCAGAGCG GGAGAGCTTGTACCAGCTCCTCTCACAGACCTCCCCAGAAAACATGCACCGCAACGTGGCGCAGTATGGGCTGGACCCCGCTACCCGCTACCCCACCCTGAACCTCCGGGCTGTGACTCCCAATCAG GTACGAGACCTGTATGACGTGGTGGCCAAGGAGCCTGTGAGGAGGAACAGTGACAAGATAGACGGAGGAAAGCCAGCCACAG GGGCGGCAGGCACCCAGGAGGAATTGCTGCGCTGGTGCCAGGAGCAGACGGCCGGATACCCGGGCGTCCGTGTCACCGACCTGTCCTCCTCCTGGGCTGACGGGCGGGCTCTGTGCGCCCTGGTGCACCGGCTGCGGCCCGGCCTGCT GGAACCCTCAGAGCTGCAAGGGCTGGGAGCCCTGGAAGCGACTGCTTGGGCGCTAAAGATGGCAGAGCATGAGCTGGGCATCACGCCTGTGCTGTCTGCAAAGGCAGTGGTGGCAGGGAGTGACCCACTGGGCCTCATCGCATACCTCAGCCACTTCCACAGCATCTTCAAGAATGTGCCCCCCAACCCAGGTGTACTGGAGG GCCCTACAAGCCAAGGCTTTCCAGCGACCTCCAGTGCTGTGCTGTTCCTTGGCAAACTGCAGAGGACCCTGCAACGGACCCGGGCCCAGGTG GAAAATGGGGAGGATACCGGTGGCAAGAAGCCACGCCTGGAG GTAGAAGCTAACAGCCCCAGTGTTGAGGAGCCACCTGCCCCAGATTCTGGCGTACCCCCGACACCCCCATCCCAAAACCAGGAG GCTGGTGCCGGGGAGCTGTGTGCACTCTGTGGGGAACACCTCTATATCCTGGAACGCCTCTGTGCCGAAGGCCGTTTCTTTCATCGGAACTGCTTCCGCTGCCACACCTGTGAGGCCATGCTGTGGCAGGGTGGCTATGGGCAGCACCCAGAAGATG GACATTTCTACTGCCTCCAGCACCTGCCCCAGACAGGCCACAAAGAGGATGGCACTGACCTAGGCCCCGAGAGTCAG GAGGGGACCAGTCCTGTCCCAGACCCCAGCCAGCCTACCCGTCGGCTGATCCGCCTCTCCAGCCCAGAACGCCAGCGGCTGTCCTCCCTTAATCTTACCCCTGACCCAGAACTGGAGCCTCCACCCAAGCCTCCCCGCAGCTGCGCAGCCTTGGCCCGCCAGGCCCTGGAGGGCAGCTTTGTAGGTTGGGGAGTGCCAGGCCAGAGCCCCCAAG TGGTTGTGgccatggaggaggaggaggaacagagtcCCTCCTCCAGTGATGAGgaaaaggaagcagaggaaacGGTGGCTTTGGACTCAGACACGGAGCAG GCTCTGCTGACCTTGGCCAAGAACTCAGGCACCATGAGCAAGTACCCAACATGGCGTCGGACTCTGATGCGCAGGGCTAGGGAGGAGGAGATGAAGCGGTTCTGCAAGGCCCAG GCTGTCCAGCGGCGACTAAATGAAATTGAGACTGCTCtgggggagctggaggctgagggcACGAAGGTGGAGCTGGCCCTGAGAAGCCACAGCG CAATGCTGGCACAGCAAAAGTCACCGTGGCTGGAACAGTGGCTGCAGCTCGTTCAGAAGAAGAACAGCCTACTGGCGGAGGAGGCCGAGCTCATGCTCAC GGTCAAAGAGCTGAACCTGCAGGAGCAGCAGCTGCAGCTGGACCAGGAGCTGCGAGGCTACATGAACCAGGAAG GAACCCTAAAGACCCCTGCCGATCGGCAGGCAGAGGACCAGCTTCTGAAGAAGCTGGTGGATGTGGTGAACCAGCGAGATGAACTTATCCGCTTCCAGGAGGAACGCAGGCTCAGTGAGCTGCCCTCGAAGCCGGGCGCCCAGGGCTAA
- the MICAL1 gene encoding F-actin-monooxygenase MICAL1 isoform X3, whose protein sequence is MASPTATNPAHAHFESFLQAQLCQDVLSSFQGLCEALGLEPGGGLPQYHKIKAQLNYWSAKSLWAKLDKRAGQPVYQQGRACAHTKCLVVGAGPCGLRAAVELALLGARVVLVEKRTKFSRHNVLHLWPFTIHDLRALGAKKFYGRFCTGTLDHISIRQLQLLLLKVALLVGVEIHWGVTFTGLQPPPKKGSGWRAQLQPSRPAQLANYEFDVLISAAGGKFVPEGFTVREMRGKLAIGITVNFVNGRTVEETQVPEISGVARIYNQSFFQSLLKATGIDLENIVYYKDDTHYFVMTAKKQCLLRLGVLRQDWPETDRLLGSANVVPEALQRFVRAAADFATHGKLGKLEFARDAHGRPDISAFDFTSMMRAESSARVQEKHGARLLLGLVGDCLVEPFWPLGTGVARGFLAAFDAAWMVKRWAEGAGPLEVLAERESLYQLLSQTSPENMHRNVAQYGLDPATRYPTLNLRAVTPNQVRDLYDVVAKEPVRRNSDKIDGGKPATGTQEELLRWCQEQTAGYPGVRVTDLSSSWADGRALCALVHRLRPGLLEPSELQGLGALEATAWALKMAEHELGITPVLSAKAVVAGSDPLGLIAYLSHFHSIFKNVPPNPGVLEGPTSQGFPATSSAVLFLGKLQRTLQRTRAQVENGEDTGGKKPRLEVEANSPSVEEPPAPDSGVPPTPPSQNQEAGAGELCALCGEHLYILERLCAEGRFFHRNCFRCHTCEAMLWQGGYGQHPEDGHFYCLQHLPQTGHKEDGTDLGPESQDLPTPAENSMPSGPSTSVIPQEGTSPVPDPSQPTRRLIRLSSPERQRLSSLNLTPDPELEPPPKPPRSCAALARQALEGSFVGWGVPGQSPQVVVAMEEEEEQSPSSSDEEKEAEETVALDSDTEQALLTLAKNSGTMSKYPTWRRTLMRRAREEEMKRFCKAQAVQRRLNEIETALGELEAEGTKVELALRSHSAMLAQQKSPWLEQWLQLVQKKNSLLAEEAELMLTVKELNLQEQQLQLDQELRGYMNQEGTLKTPADRQAEDQLLKKLVDVVNQRDELIRFQEERRLSELPSKPGAQG, encoded by the exons ATGGCTTCACCCACCGCCACCAACCCAGCGCACGCCCACTTCGAGAGCTTCCTGCAGGCCCAGCTGTGCCAGGATGTGCTGAGCAGCTTCCAGGGGCTATGCGAGGCCCTAGGGCTAGAGCCTGGTGGGGGGCTACCCCAGTACCACAAGATCAAGGCCCAGCTCAACTACTGGAGTGCCAAGTCGCTCTGGGCCAAGCTGGACAAGCGAGCAGGCCAGCCTGTCTACCAGCAGGGCCGGGCCTGCGCCCACACCAAG TGCCTGGTGGTGGGTGCTGGACCTTGCGGGCTGCGGGCTGCTGTGGAGCTGGCCCTGCTGGGGGCCCGTGTGGTGCTGGTGGAGAAGCGCACCAAGTTCTCTCGCCACAACGTGCTGCACCTCTGGCCCTTCACCATCCACGACCTCAGGGCCCTCGGCGCCAAGAAGTTCTATGGGCGCTTCTGCACAGGCACCCTGGACCACATCA gcATCCGGCAGCTTCAGCTGCTTTTGTTGAAAGTGGCATTACTGGTCGGGGTGGAAATTCACTGGGGTGTCACTTTCACcggcctccagccccctcccaaaAAGG GGAGTGGCTGGCGtgcccagctccagcccagccGCCCAGCCCAACTGGCCAACTATGAATTCGATGTTCTCATCTCTGCTGCCGGAGGTAAATTCGTCCCTGAAG GCTTCACAGTGCGAGAAATGCGTGGCAAGCTGGCCATTGGCATCACGGTCAACTTTGTGAATGGCCGCACAGTGGAAGAGACGCAGGTGCCCGAGATCAGCGGCGTGGCCAGGATCTACAACCAGAGCTTCTTCCAGAGTCTGCTCAAAGCCACAG GCATTGATCTGGAGAACATTGTGTACTACAAGGATGACACCCACTACTTTGTGATGACAGCCAAGAAGCAGTGCCTGCTGCGGCTGGGGGTGCTGCGTCAG GACTGGCCGGAGACCGACCGGCTGTTGGGCAGCGCCAACGTGGTGCCCGAGGCTCTGCAGCGCTTTGTCCGGGCAGCTGCCGACTTCGCCACCCATGGCAAGCTGGGGAAGCTGGAGTTTGCCCGGGACGCCCATGGGCGGCCTGACATCTCTGCCTTTGACTTCACAAGCATGATGCGGGCCGAGAGCTCTGCTCGAGTGCAGGAGAAGCATGGCGCCCGcctgctgctggggctggtgggggacTGCCTGGTGGAG CCCTTTTGGCCCCTGGGCACTGGCGTGGCTCGGGGCTTCCTGGCAGCCTTTGATGCCGCCTGGATGGTGAAGCGGTGGGCTGAGGGTGCTGGGCCCCTAGAAGTGTTGGCAGAGCG GGAGAGCTTGTACCAGCTCCTCTCACAGACCTCCCCAGAAAACATGCACCGCAACGTGGCGCAGTATGGGCTGGACCCCGCTACCCGCTACCCCACCCTGAACCTCCGGGCTGTGACTCCCAATCAG GTACGAGACCTGTATGACGTGGTGGCCAAGGAGCCTGTGAGGAGGAACAGTGACAAGATAGACGGAGGAAAGCCAGCCACAG GCACCCAGGAGGAATTGCTGCGCTGGTGCCAGGAGCAGACGGCCGGATACCCGGGCGTCCGTGTCACCGACCTGTCCTCCTCCTGGGCTGACGGGCGGGCTCTGTGCGCCCTGGTGCACCGGCTGCGGCCCGGCCTGCT GGAACCCTCAGAGCTGCAAGGGCTGGGAGCCCTGGAAGCGACTGCTTGGGCGCTAAAGATGGCAGAGCATGAGCTGGGCATCACGCCTGTGCTGTCTGCAAAGGCAGTGGTGGCAGGGAGTGACCCACTGGGCCTCATCGCATACCTCAGCCACTTCCACAGCATCTTCAAGAATGTGCCCCCCAACCCAGGTGTACTGGAGG GCCCTACAAGCCAAGGCTTTCCAGCGACCTCCAGTGCTGTGCTGTTCCTTGGCAAACTGCAGAGGACCCTGCAACGGACCCGGGCCCAGGTG GAAAATGGGGAGGATACCGGTGGCAAGAAGCCACGCCTGGAG GTAGAAGCTAACAGCCCCAGTGTTGAGGAGCCACCTGCCCCAGATTCTGGCGTACCCCCGACACCCCCATCCCAAAACCAGGAG GCTGGTGCCGGGGAGCTGTGTGCACTCTGTGGGGAACACCTCTATATCCTGGAACGCCTCTGTGCCGAAGGCCGTTTCTTTCATCGGAACTGCTTCCGCTGCCACACCTGTGAGGCCATGCTGTGGCAGGGTGGCTATGGGCAGCACCCAGAAGATG GACATTTCTACTGCCTCCAGCACCTGCCCCAGACAGGCCACAAAGAGGATGGCACTGACCTAGGCCCCGAGAGTCAG GACCTTCCCACACCAGCTGAAAATAGCATGCCATCGGGGCCCTCAACTTCTGTCATCCCCCAGGAGGGGACCAGTCCTGTCCCAGACCCCAGCCAGCCTACCCGTCGGCTGATCCGCCTCTCCAGCCCAGAACGCCAGCGGCTGTCCTCCCTTAATCTTACCCCTGACCCAGAACTGGAGCCTCCACCCAAGCCTCCCCGCAGCTGCGCAGCCTTGGCCCGCCAGGCCCTGGAGGGCAGCTTTGTAGGTTGGGGAGTGCCAGGCCAGAGCCCCCAAG TGGTTGTGgccatggaggaggaggaggaacagagtcCCTCCTCCAGTGATGAGgaaaaggaagcagaggaaacGGTGGCTTTGGACTCAGACACGGAGCAG GCTCTGCTGACCTTGGCCAAGAACTCAGGCACCATGAGCAAGTACCCAACATGGCGTCGGACTCTGATGCGCAGGGCTAGGGAGGAGGAGATGAAGCGGTTCTGCAAGGCCCAG GCTGTCCAGCGGCGACTAAATGAAATTGAGACTGCTCtgggggagctggaggctgagggcACGAAGGTGGAGCTGGCCCTGAGAAGCCACAGCG CAATGCTGGCACAGCAAAAGTCACCGTGGCTGGAACAGTGGCTGCAGCTCGTTCAGAAGAAGAACAGCCTACTGGCGGAGGAGGCCGAGCTCATGCTCAC GGTCAAAGAGCTGAACCTGCAGGAGCAGCAGCTGCAGCTGGACCAGGAGCTGCGAGGCTACATGAACCAGGAAG GAACCCTAAAGACCCCTGCCGATCGGCAGGCAGAGGACCAGCTTCTGAAGAAGCTGGTGGATGTGGTGAACCAGCGAGATGAACTTATCCGCTTCCAGGAGGAACGCAGGCTCAGTGAGCTGCCCTCGAAGCCGGGCGCCCAGGGCTAA
- the MICAL1 gene encoding F-actin-monooxygenase MICAL1 isoform X1, with the protein MASPTATNPAHAHFESFLQAQLCQDVLSSFQGLCEALGLEPGGGLPQYHKIKAQLNYWSAKSLWAKLDKRAGQPVYQQGRACAHTKCLVVGAGPCGLRAAVELALLGARVVLVEKRTKFSRHNVLHLWPFTIHDLRALGAKKFYGRFCTGTLDHISIRQLQLLLLKVALLVGVEIHWGVTFTGLQPPPKKGSGWRAQLQPSRPAQLANYEFDVLISAAGGKFVPEGFTVREMRGKLAIGITVNFVNGRTVEETQVPEISGVARIYNQSFFQSLLKATGIDLENIVYYKDDTHYFVMTAKKQCLLRLGVLRQDWPETDRLLGSANVVPEALQRFVRAAADFATHGKLGKLEFARDAHGRPDISAFDFTSMMRAESSARVQEKHGARLLLGLVGDCLVEPFWPLGTGVARGFLAAFDAAWMVKRWAEGAGPLEVLAERESLYQLLSQTSPENMHRNVAQYGLDPATRYPTLNLRAVTPNQVRDLYDVVAKEPVRRNSDKIDGGKPATGAAGTQEELLRWCQEQTAGYPGVRVTDLSSSWADGRALCALVHRLRPGLLEPSELQGLGALEATAWALKMAEHELGITPVLSAKAVVAGSDPLGLIAYLSHFHSIFKNVPPNPGVLEGPTSQGFPATSSAVLFLGKLQRTLQRTRAQVENGEDTGGKKPRLEVEANSPSVEEPPAPDSGVPPTPPSQNQEAGAGELCALCGEHLYILERLCAEGRFFHRNCFRCHTCEAMLWQGGYGQHPEDGHFYCLQHLPQTGHKEDGTDLGPESQDLPTPAENSMPSGPSTSVIPQEGTSPVPDPSQPTRRLIRLSSPERQRLSSLNLTPDPELEPPPKPPRSCAALARQALEGSFVGWGVPGQSPQVVVAMEEEEEQSPSSSDEEKEAEETVALDSDTEQALLTLAKNSGTMSKYPTWRRTLMRRAREEEMKRFCKAQAVQRRLNEIETALGELEAEGTKVELALRSHSAMLAQQKSPWLEQWLQLVQKKNSLLAEEAELMLTVKELNLQEQQLQLDQELRGYMNQEGTLKTPADRQAEDQLLKKLVDVVNQRDELIRFQEERRLSELPSKPGAQG; encoded by the exons ATGGCTTCACCCACCGCCACCAACCCAGCGCACGCCCACTTCGAGAGCTTCCTGCAGGCCCAGCTGTGCCAGGATGTGCTGAGCAGCTTCCAGGGGCTATGCGAGGCCCTAGGGCTAGAGCCTGGTGGGGGGCTACCCCAGTACCACAAGATCAAGGCCCAGCTCAACTACTGGAGTGCCAAGTCGCTCTGGGCCAAGCTGGACAAGCGAGCAGGCCAGCCTGTCTACCAGCAGGGCCGGGCCTGCGCCCACACCAAG TGCCTGGTGGTGGGTGCTGGACCTTGCGGGCTGCGGGCTGCTGTGGAGCTGGCCCTGCTGGGGGCCCGTGTGGTGCTGGTGGAGAAGCGCACCAAGTTCTCTCGCCACAACGTGCTGCACCTCTGGCCCTTCACCATCCACGACCTCAGGGCCCTCGGCGCCAAGAAGTTCTATGGGCGCTTCTGCACAGGCACCCTGGACCACATCA gcATCCGGCAGCTTCAGCTGCTTTTGTTGAAAGTGGCATTACTGGTCGGGGTGGAAATTCACTGGGGTGTCACTTTCACcggcctccagccccctcccaaaAAGG GGAGTGGCTGGCGtgcccagctccagcccagccGCCCAGCCCAACTGGCCAACTATGAATTCGATGTTCTCATCTCTGCTGCCGGAGGTAAATTCGTCCCTGAAG GCTTCACAGTGCGAGAAATGCGTGGCAAGCTGGCCATTGGCATCACGGTCAACTTTGTGAATGGCCGCACAGTGGAAGAGACGCAGGTGCCCGAGATCAGCGGCGTGGCCAGGATCTACAACCAGAGCTTCTTCCAGAGTCTGCTCAAAGCCACAG GCATTGATCTGGAGAACATTGTGTACTACAAGGATGACACCCACTACTTTGTGATGACAGCCAAGAAGCAGTGCCTGCTGCGGCTGGGGGTGCTGCGTCAG GACTGGCCGGAGACCGACCGGCTGTTGGGCAGCGCCAACGTGGTGCCCGAGGCTCTGCAGCGCTTTGTCCGGGCAGCTGCCGACTTCGCCACCCATGGCAAGCTGGGGAAGCTGGAGTTTGCCCGGGACGCCCATGGGCGGCCTGACATCTCTGCCTTTGACTTCACAAGCATGATGCGGGCCGAGAGCTCTGCTCGAGTGCAGGAGAAGCATGGCGCCCGcctgctgctggggctggtgggggacTGCCTGGTGGAG CCCTTTTGGCCCCTGGGCACTGGCGTGGCTCGGGGCTTCCTGGCAGCCTTTGATGCCGCCTGGATGGTGAAGCGGTGGGCTGAGGGTGCTGGGCCCCTAGAAGTGTTGGCAGAGCG GGAGAGCTTGTACCAGCTCCTCTCACAGACCTCCCCAGAAAACATGCACCGCAACGTGGCGCAGTATGGGCTGGACCCCGCTACCCGCTACCCCACCCTGAACCTCCGGGCTGTGACTCCCAATCAG GTACGAGACCTGTATGACGTGGTGGCCAAGGAGCCTGTGAGGAGGAACAGTGACAAGATAGACGGAGGAAAGCCAGCCACAG GGGCGGCAGGCACCCAGGAGGAATTGCTGCGCTGGTGCCAGGAGCAGACGGCCGGATACCCGGGCGTCCGTGTCACCGACCTGTCCTCCTCCTGGGCTGACGGGCGGGCTCTGTGCGCCCTGGTGCACCGGCTGCGGCCCGGCCTGCT GGAACCCTCAGAGCTGCAAGGGCTGGGAGCCCTGGAAGCGACTGCTTGGGCGCTAAAGATGGCAGAGCATGAGCTGGGCATCACGCCTGTGCTGTCTGCAAAGGCAGTGGTGGCAGGGAGTGACCCACTGGGCCTCATCGCATACCTCAGCCACTTCCACAGCATCTTCAAGAATGTGCCCCCCAACCCAGGTGTACTGGAGG GCCCTACAAGCCAAGGCTTTCCAGCGACCTCCAGTGCTGTGCTGTTCCTTGGCAAACTGCAGAGGACCCTGCAACGGACCCGGGCCCAGGTG GAAAATGGGGAGGATACCGGTGGCAAGAAGCCACGCCTGGAG GTAGAAGCTAACAGCCCCAGTGTTGAGGAGCCACCTGCCCCAGATTCTGGCGTACCCCCGACACCCCCATCCCAAAACCAGGAG GCTGGTGCCGGGGAGCTGTGTGCACTCTGTGGGGAACACCTCTATATCCTGGAACGCCTCTGTGCCGAAGGCCGTTTCTTTCATCGGAACTGCTTCCGCTGCCACACCTGTGAGGCCATGCTGTGGCAGGGTGGCTATGGGCAGCACCCAGAAGATG GACATTTCTACTGCCTCCAGCACCTGCCCCAGACAGGCCACAAAGAGGATGGCACTGACCTAGGCCCCGAGAGTCAG GACCTTCCCACACCAGCTGAAAATAGCATGCCATCGGGGCCCTCAACTTCTGTCATCCCCCAGGAGGGGACCAGTCCTGTCCCAGACCCCAGCCAGCCTACCCGTCGGCTGATCCGCCTCTCCAGCCCAGAACGCCAGCGGCTGTCCTCCCTTAATCTTACCCCTGACCCAGAACTGGAGCCTCCACCCAAGCCTCCCCGCAGCTGCGCAGCCTTGGCCCGCCAGGCCCTGGAGGGCAGCTTTGTAGGTTGGGGAGTGCCAGGCCAGAGCCCCCAAG TGGTTGTGgccatggaggaggaggaggaacagagtcCCTCCTCCAGTGATGAGgaaaaggaagcagaggaaacGGTGGCTTTGGACTCAGACACGGAGCAG GCTCTGCTGACCTTGGCCAAGAACTCAGGCACCATGAGCAAGTACCCAACATGGCGTCGGACTCTGATGCGCAGGGCTAGGGAGGAGGAGATGAAGCGGTTCTGCAAGGCCCAG GCTGTCCAGCGGCGACTAAATGAAATTGAGACTGCTCtgggggagctggaggctgagggcACGAAGGTGGAGCTGGCCCTGAGAAGCCACAGCG CAATGCTGGCACAGCAAAAGTCACCGTGGCTGGAACAGTGGCTGCAGCTCGTTCAGAAGAAGAACAGCCTACTGGCGGAGGAGGCCGAGCTCATGCTCAC GGTCAAAGAGCTGAACCTGCAGGAGCAGCAGCTGCAGCTGGACCAGGAGCTGCGAGGCTACATGAACCAGGAAG GAACCCTAAAGACCCCTGCCGATCGGCAGGCAGAGGACCAGCTTCTGAAGAAGCTGGTGGATGTGGTGAACCAGCGAGATGAACTTATCCGCTTCCAGGAGGAACGCAGGCTCAGTGAGCTGCCCTCGAAGCCGGGCGCCCAGGGCTAA